A single window of Streptococcus cristatus ATCC 51100 DNA harbors:
- a CDS encoding YiaA/YiaB family inner membrane protein — MNNLKKKTYRNTPAFMFMAWGSFAFFVTLVLVGLYTLKEPLMVKGYYLMGSVGLISSSFTLAKVIRDNQEDEERYNQFFQPQDLDNQ; from the coding sequence ATGAACAACCTTAAAAAGAAAACTTATCGGAATACACCAGCCTTTATGTTTATGGCTTGGGGCTCATTCGCCTTCTTTGTGACACTTGTTCTCGTCGGCCTCTATACCTTGAAAGAGCCTTTGATGGTTAAAGGATACTATCTCATGGGTTCTGTCGGACTGATTTCTTCTTCATTCACTCTTGCAAAAGTTATCCGTGATAACCAAGAAGACGAAGAACGTTACAATCAATTCTTCCAACCACAAGACTTAGACAACCAATAA
- a CDS encoding aldose epimerase family protein, with translation MKSYQESIFATFKGQDVLTYTFENGLGYRFKVMNYGATILEYRTPDKNGDFANIILGFERFEDYVGNSPKYGASVGPVAGRIANASFELNGQSYQLEVNNGQNCNHSGSTGWDSVIFQTEEVTNEGVTFYTERPDGTGGFPGNLKIWISYSLSEKGEIEISYQVQTDQDSLVNPTNHSYFNLSGNFSQPIDQHVLQLHTKGVYPIAPDGVPEKEVDADRGFVKGLQTGLALKEIFADPDEQIRLVSGLDHPFALDKEQEEASCLYDAASGRYLTFRTDAPCVVTYSANFVDESVIINGQPMIQHNGIALEAQALPDAIHSDLKDQVILKAGSLFTSTTVYFAGVK, from the coding sequence ATGAAATCTTATCAAGAATCTATTTTTGCTACTTTTAAAGGACAGGATGTCTTAACCTATACCTTTGAAAATGGGCTAGGTTATCGCTTCAAGGTCATGAACTATGGCGCAACGATTTTAGAATATCGGACGCCAGATAAAAATGGTGATTTTGCCAATATCATTCTAGGCTTTGAGCGTTTTGAGGATTATGTTGGCAATAGTCCCAAGTATGGAGCCAGCGTGGGACCAGTTGCGGGGCGGATTGCGAATGCTAGCTTTGAGCTGAATGGGCAGTCCTACCAGCTGGAAGTCAATAATGGTCAGAATTGTAACCACAGTGGTTCTACTGGCTGGGACAGTGTGATTTTTCAGACAGAGGAAGTCACAAACGAGGGCGTCACATTTTACACAGAGCGACCAGATGGGACGGGCGGTTTTCCTGGAAATTTGAAAATCTGGATTTCCTATTCCTTATCGGAAAAAGGGGAGATTGAGATTTCCTATCAAGTCCAGACAGATCAGGATAGTCTGGTTAATCCGACCAACCACAGCTATTTCAATCTGTCAGGTAATTTTAGTCAGCCGATTGATCAGCATGTCCTCCAGCTGCATACCAAAGGGGTGTATCCGATTGCTCCTGACGGTGTGCCAGAAAAAGAAGTGGATGCAGATCGTGGCTTTGTCAAAGGCCTACAAACAGGTCTGGCGCTGAAAGAAATTTTTGCTGATCCAGATGAGCAGATTCGGCTCGTGTCAGGGCTGGATCATCCATTTGCTCTGGATAAAGAGCAGGAAGAGGCAAGTTGCCTTTATGATGCGGCATCAGGTCGCTACCTGACTTTCCGTACAGATGCTCCTTGTGTCGTGACTTATTCGGCAAATTTTGTAGATGAGTCAGTTATCATCAATGGACAGCCAATGATTCAGCATAATGGTATAGCGCTGGAAGCACAGGCCTTGCCTGATGCGATTCATAGTGACTTGAAAGATCAGGTCATTCTCAAGGCAGGAAGCCTCTTTACCAGCACCACCGTTTATTTTGCAGGTGTGAAATAA
- a CDS encoding SIS domain-containing protein, with translation MLDYSKEKLVELGAEITTREIYQQPNVWQTAFNHYKAQANQIAAFLKGIEEKHDYIKVIFTGAGTSAYVGDTLLPYFRKLYNERQWNFNSVATTDIVAGPEVHLHKEIPTVLVSFARSGNSPESVATVDLAKQLVDELYQVTITCAAEGKLAQQAHGDERNLLLLQPAPSNDAGFAMTSSFTSMMLTALLVFDPADLAQKEARVAELIALSQKVLADVADVQALTELDFNRVIYLGAGPFFGLAHEAQLKILELTAGKVATMYESPVGFRHGPKSLINEETLVLVFGSRDAYTKRYDLDLVREVAGDQIARKVVFFTERREDLENVEQVVLESDILEDSYRAFPYIVYAQLFSLLTSLKVKNRPDTPSPTGTVNRVVQGVIIHPFQQ, from the coding sequence ATGCTAGATTATTCAAAAGAGAAACTGGTTGAATTGGGCGCGGAAATCACCACGCGTGAAATCTACCAACAGCCAAATGTTTGGCAGACAGCTTTTAATCATTACAAGGCTCAAGCTAACCAAATCGCTGCTTTTCTAAAGGGTATTGAAGAAAAGCATGATTATATAAAAGTTATCTTTACAGGTGCGGGAACTTCGGCTTATGTGGGCGATACGCTATTGCCATATTTCAGAAAGCTTTATAATGAGCGCCAATGGAATTTTAATTCGGTTGCGACGACTGATATTGTGGCGGGTCCTGAGGTGCATCTGCATAAGGAAATTCCAACGGTTCTCGTTTCTTTTGCCCGCAGTGGTAATTCGCCAGAAAGTGTTGCGACAGTGGACTTGGCCAAGCAGTTGGTTGATGAGCTTTATCAAGTGACTATCACCTGCGCTGCAGAGGGGAAATTGGCTCAGCAGGCTCATGGCGATGAGCGGAATCTCCTCTTATTGCAACCAGCTCCATCAAATGATGCTGGCTTTGCCATGACTTCTAGCTTCACCTCTATGATGTTGACAGCTCTCTTGGTTTTTGACCCAGCAGATTTGGCTCAAAAAGAAGCAAGAGTAGCTGAGTTGATTGCCTTGAGTCAAAAGGTTTTGGCAGATGTAGCTGACGTTCAGGCTTTGACAGAATTAGACTTTAACCGGGTCATTTATCTCGGAGCAGGGCCATTCTTTGGTCTAGCGCACGAAGCACAGCTGAAAATTTTGGAGTTGACCGCTGGGAAAGTTGCGACCATGTATGAAAGCCCAGTTGGCTTCCGCCATGGACCAAAATCTCTGATTAACGAAGAGACGCTTGTGCTGGTATTTGGCTCAAGGGATGCATACACCAAACGTTACGACTTGGATTTGGTGCGTGAAGTGGCAGGAGATCAGATTGCTCGCAAGGTGGTTTTCTTTACAGAGCGCAGAGAAGACTTGGAAAATGTTGAGCAAGTGGTTCTTGAAAGTGATATCTTGGAAGATAGCTATCGAGCCTTCCCTTACATCGTCTATGCTCAGCTCTTCTCTCTCTTGACTTCTTTGAAAGTGAAAAATCGACCAGATACACCGTCTCCGACAGGTACGGTCAATCGAGTCGTTCAAGGGGTTATTATCCACCCTTTCCAGCAGTAG
- a CDS encoding PTS sugar transporter subunit IIA: MSKQLILISHGRFCEELKTTTEMIMGPQADIHAVALLPEEGPDDFTAKFLDTVKDFEDYVVFADLLGGTPCNVVSRLILEGKDIDLYAGMNLPMVIEFLNASLTGADVDYPKNAVENIVKVNDILAGLSDDEDE, translated from the coding sequence ATGAGCAAACAATTAATTTTGATTAGTCATGGCCGCTTTTGTGAAGAGCTGAAAACAACCACTGAGATGATTATGGGTCCTCAAGCGGATATTCATGCCGTTGCCTTGTTGCCAGAGGAGGGACCAGATGATTTCACAGCTAAGTTTTTAGATACGGTCAAGGATTTTGAAGACTATGTTGTCTTTGCAGATCTTTTGGGAGGCACACCATGTAATGTAGTCAGCCGCCTTATTTTAGAAGGTAAGGATATTGACTTGTACGCCGGCATGAATCTGCCGATGGTGATTGAGTTTCTCAATGCTTCTTTGACAGGAGCTGATGTTGACTATCCGAAAAATGCAGTCGAAAATATCGTTAAAGTCAATGATATTTTAGCAGGCTTATCAGATGATGAGGATGAGTAG
- a CDS encoding PTS system mannose/fructose/sorbose family transporter subunit IID → MTNSNYKLTKEDFKQINKRSLFTFQLGWNYERMQASGYLYMILPQLRKMYGDGTPELKEMMKLHTQFFNTSPFFHTIITGFDLALEEKDGVKSKDAVNGIKTGLMGPFAPLGDSIFGSLVPAIMGSIAATLAVAGNPAGIFLWIAVAVAYDIFRWKQLEFAYKEGVNLVNNMQSTLTALIDAASVLGVFMVGALIASMIGVEVSWAPHIGDKAIEIQDMLNLIFPRLVPAIITGVIFWLLGRKGMNSTKAILLIILAAIAFSAFGHFFFGMA, encoded by the coding sequence ATGACGAATTCTAATTACAAACTAACAAAAGAAGATTTTAAACAGATTAACAAACGTAGCTTGTTTACCTTCCAATTGGGTTGGAACTATGAGCGTATGCAGGCTTCTGGTTACCTTTACATGATTTTGCCACAATTGCGCAAAATGTATGGAGACGGTACACCTGAACTGAAAGAAATGATGAAATTGCATACGCAATTCTTCAATACTTCACCATTCTTCCACACCATTATTACTGGTTTTGACCTTGCTTTGGAAGAAAAAGATGGTGTGAAATCAAAAGATGCGGTCAATGGTATCAAGACAGGTCTCATGGGGCCATTCGCTCCTCTTGGAGACTCAATCTTTGGATCATTGGTACCAGCTATTATGGGTTCAATCGCAGCAACTTTGGCTGTTGCGGGAAACCCAGCCGGTATCTTCCTATGGATCGCTGTTGCGGTTGCTTACGATATTTTCCGTTGGAAACAATTGGAATTTGCCTATAAAGAAGGGGTTAACCTCGTCAACAATATGCAAAGTACTTTGACAGCTTTGATTGATGCTGCATCCGTACTTGGTGTCTTCATGGTTGGTGCCCTGATTGCCAGCATGATTGGTGTTGAAGTTTCTTGGGCTCCACACATCGGGGACAAAGCAATTGAAATTCAAGATATGCTTAACCTCATCTTCCCACGTTTGGTACCAGCTATCATCACAGGTGTAATCTTCTGGTTGCTTGGACGTAAGGGTATGAACTCTACAAAAGCTATCTTGCTCATCATTCTTGCAGCGATTGCGTTCTCAGCGTTTGGTCACTTCTTCTTTGGAATGGCATAA
- a CDS encoding PTS mannose/fructose/sorbose/N-acetylgalactosamine transporter subunit IIC produces MIQWWQILLLTLYSAYQICDELTIVSSAGSPVFAGFITGLIMGDLPTGLLIGANLQLVVLGVGTFGGASRIDATSGAVLATAFSVAQGLDPELAIATIAVPVATLLTYFDILGRMTTTYFAHRVDAAIERFDYKGIERNYLLGAIPWALSRALPVFFALAFGGAFVETVVTGLGNVQWLANGLKLAGQMLPGLGFAILLRYLPVKRNLHYLALGFGLTAMLTVLYSNVQSLGAAVSSIVGSEVFSKLPKEQAITFVNNFKSVSMIGIAIIGVFLAVQHFKNSQRTVVAAPVTESESGEIEDDEF; encoded by the coding sequence ATGATACAATGGTGGCAAATTTTACTACTCACTCTGTACTCAGCTTATCAAATCTGCGATGAGTTGACGATCGTTTCTTCAGCGGGTTCACCTGTATTTGCTGGATTTATCACGGGTCTCATCATGGGAGATTTACCTACAGGTTTATTGATTGGTGCCAACCTTCAATTGGTGGTACTTGGTGTTGGTACCTTCGGTGGTGCTTCTCGTATTGATGCTACCTCTGGTGCGGTTCTTGCGACTGCTTTCTCAGTAGCACAAGGGCTTGATCCTGAGCTTGCTATTGCTACAATCGCTGTGCCGGTAGCAACTTTGTTAACATACTTTGATATTCTTGGTCGTATGACGACAACTTACTTCGCTCACCGTGTGGATGCTGCGATTGAACGCTTTGACTACAAAGGCATCGAACGCAACTACCTCCTTGGTGCGATTCCTTGGGCTCTTTCTCGTGCCCTCCCAGTCTTCTTTGCCCTTGCCTTTGGTGGAGCTTTTGTAGAAACTGTTGTTACAGGTCTCGGTAATGTACAATGGTTGGCAAACGGTTTGAAACTTGCAGGTCAAATGCTTCCAGGTCTTGGATTTGCAATCTTGCTTCGTTATCTCCCAGTTAAACGCAACCTTCACTACTTGGCACTTGGATTTGGCTTGACAGCTATGTTGACAGTGCTTTACAGTAATGTTCAAAGCCTTGGTGCTGCAGTGTCTAGCATTGTTGGTTCTGAAGTGTTCTCTAAACTTCCAAAAGAACAAGCTATTACTTTTGTTAACAACTTCAAGAGTGTATCTATGATTGGTATCGCCATCATCGGTGTCTTCCTTGCAGTACAACACTTCAAAAACAGCCAACGTACAGTCGTAGCTGCTCCAGTAACTGAATCAGAAAGCGGGGAAATTGAAGATGACGAATTCTAA
- a CDS encoding PTS system mannose/fructose/N-acetylgalactosamine-transporter subunit IIB, which yields MTIVGARIDGRLIHGQVANLWTTKLNISRIMVIDDEVAENAIEKSGLKLATPPGVKLSILPIAKAAENILAGKYDSQRLFIVARKPDRFLRLVEAGVPLETLNVGNMSQSDETRPITRSINVVDADVEAFHKLHEKGVKLTAQMVPNDPVADFMNLLK from the coding sequence ATGACAATCGTAGGTGCACGTATCGATGGACGTTTGATCCATGGACAGGTAGCCAATCTCTGGACTACCAAGCTCAATATTTCACGCATTATGGTGATTGACGATGAGGTAGCTGAAAATGCTATCGAAAAGAGCGGACTCAAGTTGGCAACGCCGCCAGGAGTGAAGCTCAGCATTTTGCCAATTGCTAAAGCAGCAGAAAACATCTTGGCTGGTAAATATGACTCACAACGACTCTTTATCGTTGCTCGTAAACCAGACCGTTTCCTTCGTTTGGTAGAGGCTGGTGTTCCACTGGAAACACTGAACGTCGGCAATATGTCTCAGTCAGACGAAACTCGTCCCATCACTCGCTCTATCAATGTGGTAGATGCAGATGTGGAAGCTTTCCACAAGCTGCATGAAAAAGGAGTGAAGCTGACAGCTCAGATGGTTCCAAATGATCCGGTCGCGGATTTTATGAATTTGTTAAAATAA
- a CDS encoding glycoside hydrolase family 35 protein has protein sequence MKRFEIGSSFYLDGQEFKILSGAIHYFRIQPEDWYHSLYNLKALGFNTVETYVPWNMHEPKKGQFDFQGILDIEKFLQIAQDLGLYAIVRPSPFICAEWEFGGMPAWLLTEDMRIRSSDASYLQAVADYYDELLPRLVPRLLDKGGNILMMQVENEYGSYGEDKDYLRAIRQMMLDRGLDCPLFTSDGPWRATLKAGTLIEEDLFVTGNFGSKADYNFAQMQEFFDEHGKKWPLMCMEFWDGWFNRWKEPIIKRDPEELAQAVHEVLKQGSINLYMFHGGTNFGFMNGCSARGVTDLPQVTSYDYDALLDEQGNPTPKYFAVQKMMETYYPEYPQMKPLTKESFELRDIALSEKVSLFETLADLAQPVESLYPVKMEDLGQSYGYLLYRTEASWDADEEKIRVIDGRDRMQLFVDGKLMATQYQAEIGQDIFVAGEKKATHRIDILMENMGRVNYGHKFLADTQRKGIRTGVCKDLHFLLNWQQYPLSFENTENIDFSKGWQPEQPAFYAFDFEMKALKDTYLDLSGFGKGLAFVNGVNIGRFWNIGPTLSLYIPHSLLKEGHNRIIIFETEGEYEESINLVNQPTFKTIKGENL, from the coding sequence ATGAAGAGATTTGAAATAGGCTCTTCTTTCTACTTGGATGGTCAGGAGTTTAAGATTTTATCAGGAGCGATTCACTATTTTCGGATTCAGCCGGAAGACTGGTATCACTCGCTTTACAATCTTAAAGCCTTAGGCTTCAATACAGTTGAGACCTATGTTCCTTGGAACATGCACGAGCCAAAGAAAGGCCAGTTTGACTTTCAGGGGATTTTGGATATTGAGAAATTTCTTCAGATTGCTCAAGATTTAGGATTATATGCCATCGTTCGCCCTTCGCCCTTTATCTGTGCGGAGTGGGAATTTGGCGGCATGCCAGCCTGGCTTTTAACTGAGGATATGAGAATCCGTTCTTCTGATGCTTCCTATCTTCAGGCTGTTGCAGACTACTATGATGAGTTGCTTCCTCGCTTGGTTCCAAGGCTCTTGGACAAGGGTGGGAATATCCTCATGATGCAAGTGGAAAATGAATATGGCTCTTACGGGGAGGATAAAGACTACCTGAGAGCGATTCGGCAGATGATGTTGGATCGAGGCCTTGATTGCCCGCTCTTCACATCGGATGGTCCTTGGCGGGCAACGCTGAAAGCTGGCACGCTGATTGAGGAAGATTTATTTGTTACAGGAAATTTCGGCTCCAAGGCAGATTATAATTTTGCTCAGATGCAGGAATTCTTTGATGAGCATGGCAAAAAATGGCCACTCATGTGTATGGAGTTTTGGGATGGTTGGTTCAATCGTTGGAAAGAGCCAATTATCAAAAGGGATCCTGAGGAATTGGCTCAAGCTGTCCATGAGGTTCTGAAACAAGGCTCTATCAACCTCTATATGTTTCATGGCGGTACCAATTTTGGCTTCATGAATGGCTGCTCGGCCAGAGGTGTGACGGATTTACCACAGGTGACTTCATATGATTATGATGCCCTGCTCGATGAACAGGGAAATCCAACTCCGAAATATTTTGCAGTGCAAAAAATGATGGAGACCTACTATCCTGAGTACCCACAAATGAAACCGCTCACAAAAGAATCTTTTGAATTGAGAGACATTGCTCTGAGTGAGAAGGTGAGTTTGTTTGAGACATTAGCTGATTTGGCCCAGCCAGTAGAGAGTCTCTATCCTGTCAAAATGGAGGATTTGGGGCAGAGCTATGGCTACTTGCTTTACCGTACCGAAGCTAGCTGGGATGCGGATGAGGAAAAAATTCGGGTGATTGACGGGCGCGACCGGATGCAGCTCTTTGTGGACGGCAAGCTTATGGCAACCCAGTATCAAGCAGAGATTGGTCAAGATATCTTTGTTGCTGGAGAAAAGAAAGCCACCCACCGTATTGACATCCTGATGGAAAACATGGGGCGGGTCAACTACGGGCATAAATTCTTGGCAGATACCCAGCGAAAAGGTATTCGGACGGGCGTTTGTAAGGATTTGCACTTCTTGCTGAATTGGCAGCAGTATCCACTTTCTTTTGAAAACACAGAAAACATCGATTTTTCAAAAGGATGGCAGCCAGAGCAACCAGCTTTCTACGCTTTTGACTTTGAAATGAAAGCGCTTAAAGATACTTATTTAGACTTGTCTGGTTTTGGAAAGGGCCTTGCCTTTGTAAATGGCGTCAACATCGGTCGTTTCTGGAATATCGGACCAACCTTATCGCTCTATATTCCGCATAGCCTTCTGAAAGAAGGACATAACCGTATCATCATTTTTGAAACGGAAGGGGAATATGAAGAATCAATTAACTTAGTTAACCAACCTACATTTAAAACAATAAAGGGGGAAAATTTATGA
- a CDS encoding GntR family transcriptional regulator, whose translation MAIPKYQQIKDDLKQQIISGNFENGDRFYTEAELIKMFNVSSITVVRALNELANDGYIIRQQGKGTFVSRARKHKRVEFSDIETFPIQKDKVTVLSIERGNELRILEKLELTPSQFYYKIDRIRRTGDKVYIYHQTYIPEQYINPNYPDLDYYSSIYNRFKTDYHIHMNDEYFEETNEIVFPTPKDIAKTLEIDPNFPTVHQVKITKLENTGQILEYSETYKRGDFFKIKFISSSRDH comes from the coding sequence ATGGCTATTCCTAAATATCAACAAATCAAAGATGATTTGAAACAACAAATCATTTCTGGTAACTTTGAAAACGGTGATAGATTCTACACAGAAGCTGAATTAATCAAGATGTTCAATGTTAGTTCCATCACCGTTGTCCGCGCTTTGAACGAACTTGCGAATGATGGCTACATCATCCGTCAGCAAGGGAAGGGAACATTTGTTTCACGCGCAAGAAAACACAAGCGTGTGGAATTCTCTGATATCGAAACTTTCCCTATCCAAAAGGATAAGGTGACTGTTCTGTCCATCGAACGTGGAAATGAATTGAGAATCTTGGAAAAACTAGAACTAACTCCATCCCAGTTCTACTACAAGATTGACCGTATCAGAAGGACAGGCGATAAAGTCTATATCTATCACCAAACCTACATTCCTGAGCAGTACATCAATCCAAACTATCCAGATTTGGACTACTACAGCTCGATCTACAATCGCTTCAAGACGGATTATCACATCCACATGAATGATGAGTATTTCGAAGAAACCAACGAAATCGTCTTTCCAACGCCAAAAGACATTGCCAAAACCTTAGAAATTGATCCAAACTTCCCAACTGTGCATCAAGTCAAGATCACAAAACTGGAAAATACCGGACAAATCCTAGAGTACAGCGAAACCTACAAGCGTGGCGATTTCTTCAAAATCAAATTTATTTCTTCTAGTCGCGATCATTAA
- the purB gene encoding adenylosuccinate lyase — MIKRYSRPEMANIWTEENKYKAWLEVEILADEAWAELGEIPKEDVALIREKAGFDIDRILEIEQETRHDVVAFTRAVSETLGEERKWVHYGLTSTDVVDTAYGYLYKQANDIIREDLRRFTDIIAERAREHKFTIMMGRTHGVHAEPTTFGLKLATWYSEMKRNIERFEIAAAGVEAGKISGAVGNFANIPPFVESYVCEKLGIRPQEISTQVLPRDLHAEYFSALALIATSIERMATEIRGLQKSEQREVEEFFAKGQKGSSAMPHKRNPIGSENMTGLARVIRGHMVTAFENVSLWHERDISHSSAERIIAPDTTILIDYMLNRFGNIVKNLTVFPENMKRNMNSTFGLIFSQRAMLTLIEKGMTREQAYDLVQPKTAQSWDNQVDFKPLLEADPEVTSRLTQEEIDEIFNPTYYTKRVDEIFKRVGLD; from the coding sequence ATGATCAAACGTTATTCTCGCCCCGAAATGGCGAACATTTGGACTGAGGAAAATAAGTACAAGGCTTGGCTGGAGGTAGAGATTCTGGCTGATGAGGCCTGGGCTGAGCTGGGTGAGATTCCCAAGGAAGATGTGGCCTTGATTCGTGAGAAGGCTGGGTTTGACATCGACCGCATCTTGGAGATTGAGCAGGAGACGCGCCACGATGTGGTGGCCTTTACTCGGGCGGTTTCTGAGACGCTGGGTGAGGAGCGCAAGTGGGTGCACTATGGCCTGACCTCGACCGATGTGGTGGATACGGCTTACGGTTACCTTTACAAGCAGGCCAATGACATCATTCGTGAGGATCTGCGTCGCTTCACCGACATCATTGCAGAGCGGGCGCGGGAGCACAAGTTCACCATCATGATGGGGCGGACTCACGGGGTGCATGCGGAGCCGACGACTTTCGGTCTCAAGCTCGCGACTTGGTACAGCGAAATGAAGCGCAACATCGAGCGTTTCGAGATTGCGGCGGCGGGTGTGGAAGCTGGGAAAATTTCTGGTGCGGTTGGGAACTTTGCCAACATTCCGCCATTTGTGGAAAGTTATGTCTGTGAGAAATTAGGTATCCGTCCGCAGGAGATTTCGACTCAAGTTCTGCCACGTGACCTCCACGCTGAATACTTCTCAGCTCTAGCCTTGATTGCGACATCTATAGAGCGCATGGCGACCGAGATTCGCGGTCTGCAAAAGTCTGAGCAGCGCGAGGTCGAAGAGTTCTTTGCCAAGGGTCAAAAGGGCAGCTCTGCCATGCCTCACAAGCGCAATCCAATCGGCTCTGAAAATATGACTGGTCTGGCGCGTGTCATTCGTGGGCACATGGTGACAGCCTTTGAGAATGTCTCTCTCTGGCATGAGCGCGATATTTCCCATTCATCTGCTGAGCGGATTATCGCACCGGACACGACTATTCTCATTGACTACATGCTCAACCGCTTTGGTAATATCGTCAAGAATCTGACCGTCTTCCCAGAAAACATGAAGCGCAACATGAACTCAACCTTTGGTCTTATCTTCAGCCAGCGGGCTATGTTGACCTTGATCGAAAAAGGCATGACACGGGAGCAGGCTTATGACTTGGTGCAGCCAAAGACCGCCCAGTCTTGGGACAATCAAGTAGACTTCAAGCCTTTGCTCGAAGCGGACCCAGAAGTCACTTCCCGTCTGACTCAAGAAGAAATTGATGAGATCTTCAATCCTACTTACTACACTAAGCGCGTGGATGAAATCTTCAAGCGCGTGGGGCTGGATTAA
- a CDS encoding MAE_28990/MAE_18760 family HEPN-like nuclease — MEIELQNFFDELDLRIEESEHTLNEIERVIFTGRYHLDTEHLAIFSVQTIAMIYSIWEGFIQKTFSDYLSTLNKLNIPFQDYQNSIIVFQMESKFKQFREYPEKLSKRIKFLSDLQSHYQSDRILLDTSINTESNVSFDVLNKIMNQFSLEEFPERWGDDYNYPNPTLKEEMNTFLDYRNGVAHGGDISSIDKVTQQVFDRYKQLVLALMHEIRDRLYIGADSKHYLKGDKKT; from the coding sequence ATGGAAATTGAATTGCAAAATTTTTTTGATGAATTAGATTTACGAATAGAGGAATCTGAACATACACTTAATGAAATTGAGAGAGTAATTTTCACAGGAAGATATCATTTGGATACAGAGCATTTAGCTATTTTTTCTGTCCAAACTATTGCTATGATTTATTCAATTTGGGAAGGATTTATTCAAAAAACATTTAGTGATTATTTGTCAACTTTGAATAAGTTAAATATTCCATTTCAAGACTATCAAAATAGTATTATAGTTTTTCAAATGGAGTCAAAATTTAAACAGTTTAGAGAATACCCTGAAAAATTGAGTAAAAGAATTAAATTTTTATCAGACTTACAAAGTCACTATCAAAGTGATCGAATTTTATTGGATACGTCAATTAATACAGAAAGCAATGTTAGTTTTGATGTGTTGAATAAGATTATGAATCAATTTTCATTGGAAGAGTTCCCAGAGAGATGGGGGGACGACTATAATTATCCAAATCCTACTTTGAAAGAAGAGATGAACACATTTTTGGATTATAGAAATGGTGTGGCACATGGGGGAGATATTAGTTCAATTGATAAAGTTACACAACAAGTGTTTGATAGGTATAAGCAGTTAGTATTGGCATTGATGCATGAAATACGAGATAGACTTTATATTGGTGCGGACTCTAAGCATTACTTAAAAGGAGACAAGAAAACATGA